The following coding sequences are from one Dehalococcoidia bacterium window:
- a CDS encoding 4-hydroxyphenylacetate 3-hydroxylase N-terminal domain-containing protein has product MALRSGAEYLAGLRDGRAIWLRGKRVADVTTEPGLARTAQTIAAYYDFQSRPALRDLMTYDTDDGERAPLSFIQPRSKDDLRRRADAFAAWAEVSCGLMGRSPDYMNAAVAAVGMARDFWGRNDPEMGEHAQNVYLRCRRGDLCLTHTFITPMVDRFKALKDQEPYTNAGVVRRTEDGIIVRGAKSVATLAPFADENLLLSLGALNKLEPESADYALCFNLPLDTPGLSFIGRDVLDDGSSHFDRPLAGRFEEMDCLAVFDDVLVPWELVYACRDVDIGNEAVRGLHFTESLGHQVVCKNVAKTRFLLGLAHLLAESTQVSSFINVQEKLGDITTALMTMESLALAAVEGAYQADNGFWYCNPAAINAALRLYPDFYVQIIDHLKQLGGSGYVVMPAEATLDALGVAVESYFRGATLDAHGKVQLFRLAWDIAGSGWGGRQELYERFFFGDRTRMRAGLYLGYDKSEAIAMVRRILEPPRPGAPLPLPERFAAQTAASGR; this is encoded by the coding sequence ATGGCGCTGCGAAGCGGGGCCGAGTATCTGGCCGGGCTGCGCGACGGCCGCGCGATCTGGCTGCGCGGCAAGCGCGTGGCCGATGTCACGACCGAGCCGGGCCTCGCCCGCACGGCGCAGACCATCGCCGCCTACTACGACTTCCAGAGCCGTCCCGCCCTGCGCGACCTGATGACCTACGACACCGACGACGGCGAGCGCGCTCCGCTCTCTTTCATCCAGCCGCGCAGCAAAGACGACCTGCGCCGCCGCGCCGACGCCTTCGCCGCCTGGGCGGAGGTCTCGTGCGGGCTGATGGGACGCAGCCCCGACTACATGAACGCCGCCGTCGCCGCCGTGGGCATGGCCCGGGATTTCTGGGGCCGCAACGACCCGGAGATGGGTGAGCACGCGCAGAACGTCTACCTGCGCTGCCGGCGCGGCGACCTCTGCCTCACCCACACCTTCATCACGCCGATGGTGGACCGCTTCAAAGCGCTCAAGGACCAGGAGCCCTACACCAACGCCGGCGTCGTGCGCCGGACGGAAGACGGCATCATCGTGCGCGGCGCCAAGAGCGTCGCCACGCTGGCGCCCTTCGCCGACGAGAACCTGCTGCTCTCGCTCGGCGCGTTGAACAAGCTGGAGCCGGAGAGCGCCGACTACGCCCTCTGCTTCAACCTGCCGCTGGACACGCCCGGTCTCAGCTTCATCGGCCGCGACGTGCTGGACGACGGCTCCTCGCACTTCGACCGGCCGCTCGCCGGCCGCTTCGAGGAGATGGACTGTCTCGCCGTCTTCGACGACGTACTGGTGCCCTGGGAACTGGTCTACGCCTGCCGCGACGTGGATATCGGCAACGAGGCGGTGCGCGGCCTGCACTTCACCGAGTCGCTGGGGCACCAGGTGGTCTGCAAGAACGTGGCGAAGACGCGCTTCCTGCTGGGCCTCGCGCACCTGCTGGCCGAGTCGACGCAGGTAAGCAGTTTCATCAACGTGCAGGAGAAGCTGGGCGATATCACCACGGCGCTGATGACGATGGAGTCGCTGGCGCTGGCCGCGGTCGAGGGCGCCTATCAAGCCGACAACGGCTTCTGGTACTGCAATCCGGCCGCGATCAACGCCGCCCTGCGCCTCTACCCCGACTTTTATGTGCAGATCATCGATCACCTGAAGCAGCTCGGCGGCAGCGGCTACGTGGTGATGCCCGCGGAGGCCACGCTCGACGCGCTCGGCGTGGCGGTCGAGAGCTACTTCCGCGGCGCCACGCTGGACGCGCACGGCAAAGTCCAGCTCTTCCGCCTGGCCTGGGACATCGCCGGCAGCGGCTGGGGCGGACGCCAGGAGCTCTACGAGCGCTTCTTCTTCGGCGACCGCACGCGCATGCGCGCCGGTCTCTACCTGGGCTACGACAAAAGCGAGGCGATCGCCATGGTGCGCCGCATCCTGGAGCCGCCGCGGCCCGGGGCGCCGCTGCCGCTGCCCGAGCGCTTTGCGGCTCAAACGGCCGCGAGCGGCAGATAA
- a CDS encoding FAD-dependent oxidoreductase, protein MAITHAAGKRERRGRPCRRPDPAAQGAPQAGEHAGELRVDEILVAVGRAPNVEGLRLAAAGVKLGKRGIAVNRRLQTNVKHIWAAGDVVGGMQFTHYAGYQAAAVRNAFLPLRLPFKPGHVPWVTFTDPEIAHVGLTEDEAK, encoded by the coding sequence TTGGCGATCACCCATGCCGCGGGCAAACGCGAGCGGCGGGGCCGGCCGTGCCGGCGCCCGGATCCGGCTGCACAAGGAGCGCCGCAGGCCGGCGAGCACGCGGGTGAGCTGCGCGTGGACGAGATCCTCGTCGCGGTGGGCCGCGCGCCGAACGTGGAGGGGCTGCGGCTCGCAGCGGCGGGCGTGAAGCTCGGCAAGCGCGGCATCGCGGTCAACCGGCGCTTGCAGACGAACGTCAAGCACATCTGGGCGGCGGGCGACGTGGTCGGCGGTATGCAGTTCACGCACTACGCGGGCTACCAGGCGGCGGCGGTGCGCAACGCCTTCCTGCCGCTGCGGCTGCCGTTCAAACCCGGCCATGTGCCCTGGGTGACCTTCACCGACCCGGAGATCGCGCATGTCGGGCTGACCGAGGACGAGGCGAAGTAG